AACAAAGATTTCAACGAATTcaatattcaaaatattttatgttTGAATAGTTTACCTGATCCATTACTCATTTCACCACCCCATTCATCTCAACAACGCTTTAAAACTAGATCTGATTGTGTTATATAGCTTTTTGTCTAGACTTATCAGTTAGCGCATGATAATATATGTTGGTGCATAATCACTTTTATGTTTCACATAGGTTGCTAGATAGTTTGGTACTTCCTCCATTCCATAATtcttgttgtggttttagttcaaactaaTTCCACAACAAGAATTATGGAATGCATGGAGTATATTATTTAATAGCACATTGCATACTCTATTTCTGAAATATTAAAAGCTCATCCAGGTAAGTTGAAACATAATGTGTTGTTGCCATATTTCCTAATGTCTTCAGAAAGATTGAAACCAAGAGTCTTGCTTCAGTACgccaccccctccccccgcccctcTAGAAAAGTTTACAGGTTTTAATGCAGGCTAAAGATGGAGATTAGAAGATACCCTTTCAATCAACAATATTAGATTGTTCTGATCTCTTGTTTGATGCATAGCGAAAGTAGGGATTAGAATTAGGTGAACCTAAATATCCGAGCATACCCTTTTTAATTAACTTTAATATTCGTGCAAACTTTTAAGGGAGGTGTCAAATCAAAACTATGAAACCAAATGTTTGAAAGTTAAATATGAAGCACAAATGTAGTGTAAGAAACAGTCGCAATGGGACAATAAGTAATTGCATAAATACTCAAATGCAAAGTGATAAGATGAAAAAGGTAGTTGTGTGCATATTAATAGGCCTATTTGCCCTAAAATTTGACCCCCGGGGAAAAGAACCGCACTAATCTCTGATCTCTAATCAAATATCCAAAAGTGTAGGTGAGGGCTTACTTAAAGGCGGGAAGGAAGACTAACCAAGAAAAAAGGCACATCGGTACTAGACTACGCCCATACTCATTGATTGTAGCTTTGGTATGTTTTTAGTGGGTGAGTCAAGTTGCTAGTTCACCTTAGTGAGGCTAGCAACTACAATGAGTTCATTACCATAATTAAATGTGTATGTTTTCATtaaggcatctccaacgccgatccTAAAACCACCTGCAACCGTCCGAACCACGCGATTCGGACGTGTTTTGCCATTCAATGCGGAAATGTATCGGTTCGCCGACCGGTCTAGACGTGCTTTTTTTCCCGCAAACCGGAAACAAACTGGTGGGGCTTTGCGGGCATCCGGACAGCTGCTACGCCCGCTTCTGATTGCCCTAGCCCACCAAAAAACCCTCTCTTGTGCCCGTACGCATTCCGGCCTGAAGTCAGCTGCCCACATTCATGATGGCCCAGAGCGGACACGACCGCTCACTGCAGCCGACATTGAAGTGGCTCACTGGCCGAGAGCGCCCCCCGCTGCTCACCCGCTGCGCACGCCTTCTCTCCGCATTGAAGTGACATCCGTCTGCCTGGCTACCTCCATTAAACCGGCGCCTGTTTCgaggaacctactccggcgccccAAGTGCCACATGTAGATTCGTGTGCCGAATGGCATTAAACACTTCTTTGGCTGgctcctcgcacccacccactaTATAAATGTGGCCAGGCGTCGGGCTATAAACATACCTCACCTCCTCTCTCCATCTCCTCCTTGTACAACACCCACCATGGCCTCCGGCGAGTAGAAGGAGTTCTCTAGCATTGCAGCAATTTGGGTTTCCCCGGCGAGCTAGCCCTATACACGTTGGCTTGCCGCCAAACCCTCCGGATCCGGTGCCACCGCCATCGCCAGCCCTCCTCGCCCGTCCAGGCTGGCCAATGTCGTCTCCTGGGAACTCCGTCACAAACAATGGCGGCAATGCGTTAGGCAAGTGGGAAAGAAGCCATGTCTACGGAGGTCGGCACGTCTGCGGACAACGAGGGAAATAGATCATAGGAGCCCGCCGGCTCTTGGGTCCCACAAAGGCCACCGCCAACGCATCGCCAGGTTACAGAGCCGGTGACTTGCCCGATGAGCAGGGGAGTAGACCATGGCGATCGTCTTCCCCCGCCCAAAAACCAACCATGATCCATGCCTCGCGGAGGCGGAGACCACTCTTCCCCTCCCATTGAAGCATATCCCTCCGAGGCTCACGGCAGTCCGATGAGCAGGCTACCAGACATAGGGAAGACATGTCGTGGGAGTGGAGATCCGCCCCAATCGGCATTAGACTAGTTTTAGCCTAGTCCGTATAGTTTAGTTAAAATATGTCCTAAATGTAAATGTTCGGTTTGTATGAAAATTATccggtttgcatgtaattcatccAGTTTGTTCAGACTCGGCTTGAAATGTATGCGGGTAGCTTTGGAGGGCCACCTTCCGTATTCGTGTCCGCGGATTGGTCCCACCTGTCCACGGACGGATGAGGTGCCCGGTTTGCAAGtcagcgttgaagatgcccttagctCGTATCCAAATGCATTCAACATGTCGAGAAAACATGTACTGCTTGGTATGCGTGCGTTGagttatatgcaaactaaaaaagaacggagggagtactactactagtatctAGGACAATGAATGCATGTTTTTTATTCATACCCCTATGAAGAGCGGAGCGGTAGGTATAGAATGTAGTGTTTTTCAATGTTTAAGCTCTTGCTACACTCAGTTGGCGCAAATTGGTAATAGAAAAAAGCAATATTATATGGTAAACATTTTGTATTTTTACATTTAGTCTACACCTTTGCTAACAACATCTATATATTTTATCATCTTGTTGTTTAAGGTGTCTGCGCTAGAATCTTGTTGCAGGCTATATGTGTCAATCTCACCGACAAGAGAACCAACATGTCATTTGATGGTTACGAGATTAGTTATACCATAATCTCATGGATCAAACCCTAGGTTTGACGTCCATGTGTCTTGTTAAAACGGAATGTTCCGGTGAGAGACAACAttcaatctactccctccgttcctaaatataagtctttgtagaaatttcactatggactacatacgggcAAAATAGAtaaatctacattctaaaatgcatctacatacatccgtatgtgattcatagtgaaatctctccaaagactaatatttaagaacggagggtgTAGTTGTGGAAACTTCATTAATCTTGAAACTCCACCGCTCCGATATTTATAGCGGGCTTATGTGAGGTTATTCGTGTGACGGTGTCCACGTGTTCGCGCGTCTATCCGCCCCGCCCCACACACACACGAGAAGACAACGAAAACTCACCTGCAATATATGCGCCATACGGTTCAGGCCGAATGATTCATCTCCTCTGTTCTATTTTTGAAACTCAGGCTGCGGACGGACCCGAGGCGTACAAAAGTCTTGGAGTAGCGATACAGCCGCTCCGTAATGGGCCAATAGGACACCACTCCATCACCGTAGCCGCCTCCGTCGTGCGCGGTGGCCGCCGCCTCGGCCGggaacaacttcttcttcttggggcctTCGTCCCCGGGGCCGCCTGAGCCGCTGCCGCAGCGCCTGCGGTACGGTTCTTGTCCACGCCCTTTCCTGATCTTTCTGCTCCGTCGCAGAGGTTTGGCAGAATTTTCTCTTGGATGTCTCATGAGTTGGCTCTTTGTGTGGATTTCCTTTCTCACAAACTCCAAATTCGCTGTTGCCCATGCCTGATTGATTTATGAAAAAACAACGAGGGTTATGAGAGCGAGGGGTGCCAGAAAACCTGTTCCGCTTAACTCGAAATTTAGGAACCCATTCTGAATCTCGTATGAATAAACCACCGGGTGTTTaactgatactccctccattccaaaatataatgcGCCCACGCTTTCCGAGGtctaactttgaccataaatttagccAACGAGACCGATTACGGCGGGAGAAAAagttatataattgaaaacttcttttgaatacaaattcactggtataacttttgctccTGCCGCAATCGGTCTTGTTTGTTAAATTTTTTGTCAAAATTAAAGCACGGGGATAGAGAAAgcattatattttggaacggagggagtaccttgatGACACTGCGCCTTAGGAAATTCTCTTTTATGTGTGCGTCGTGAAGCAGGCCGTAGCACGTCAGGGGTCAGATATGACACATGACCCTGACGACGAGAGCGGCTCCAGCTCCGGCCGTGATTGATTTCGTTACCTATGAGATCATCTACGCTTGTAGCTTTCCAACATTTTGACTATAATAGTGCAAACGCGCCGATTGAGCATGTGCTGTTGATTGTCCTATCCAATCTTGCTCgtcagatactccctccgttccaaaatataatgcGTTTTTGGTTTCCGCGCTTCagctttgatcataaatttaatcaATGAGACCAACTACGGTGAGAGCAAAAACTATAGCAGTGAATTCGTATTctaaagaagttttcaattatataattttactcccgccgcagtcggtctcattGGTTAAATTCATGATCAAAGTTGAATCTCGGAAAACGCGGGCGtactatattttgaaatggaggggtAGTTTATTATGTGAGATGTCTTGAACTTGGCTGCCAAGCTGCCTGCCTCCTTTGTCTCACATGAGATTCTGTACTCCACTTGACTCGAGCACGCTGAAATTGACTGATTCAGGGGCACGTTCAACTTGCTGCCAAGCGAGTGCCTCTGTTTCCCCTTGGTTTCCTTCCTAAATCTGTCCTAGAGTGCAGGCCTATACAATATTGATGGGGTTgattagtagtagtagtataccaCTGTATATTCTTTCACAGACATGATAAATATACCCTCACTTCACTTGTTAACGCATACCTTCTTCACAGGTCAGAACAAGAGTGTGAGATTTCAAGTATGTCGCCAACCATGGAGGAGCCCCTTGTTGGGGGCAACGGCAGCACTGACAAGACAGGAGGGCCAAAGGAGAGCTTGGTGGTGACCGAGGTCAAGAAGCAGCTGTACCTGGCTGGGCCTCTCATCGCCGGATGCCTGCTGCAGAACGTCGTGCAGATGATCTCGGTCATGTTCGTCGGCCATCTCGGTGAGCTCGCTCTCTCGAGTGCCTCCATCGCCACCTCCTTTGCCGGTGTCACCGGCTTCAGCTTGTTGGTATATATATTATGTCAATTTCATCTCCTGCATATTTTGATCCTCCTGAATAAACAGCTAACATCAACTTGAATGTTTTTTCCTGTATCTGTTCATGATCATCTTAGGCTGGCATGGCGAGCAGCTTGGACACACTGTGTGGGCAAGCCTTCGGGGCGAAACAGTACTATCTGCTCGGCATCTACAAGCAGAGGGCGATCCTTGTGCTCACGCTGGTGAGCGTTGTGGTTGCGGTGGTCTGGGCCTACACCGGGCAGATCCTCCTGCTCTTCGGCCAGGACCCGGAGATCGCCATGGGGGCGGGGAGCTACATCCGGTGGATGATTCCGGCACTGTTCGTCTACGGGCCGCTGCAGTGCCACGTCCGGTTCCTCCAGACGCAGAACATTGTCCTCCCGGTGATGGCGAGCTCGGGCGTCACGGCGCTGAGCCACGTGCTCGTGTGCTGGTTGCTGGTGTACAAGCTTGGGCTGGGCAACAAGGGCGCTGCCCTGGCCAACGCCATCTCGTACCTGGCCAACGTGTCAATCCTGGCTCTCTACATCAGGCTCTCTCCATCCTGCAAGAGCACTTGGACAGGGGTCTCAAAGGAGGCGTTCCGCGGCATCGTTAGCTTCATGAAGCTCGCCGTGCCATCTGCGCTCATGGTTTGGTGAGTTTTAGCTTGTGCCCCACCCCTCAGATTATTTGCATTGCAGGTAGATTTTTTTCATGGCCCATCTTCTGACTTAATCTGATCCTGCATGTACACAGCTTAGAGTGGTGGTCGTTTGAGCTGTTGGTGCTTCTCTCCGGCCTTCTCCCAAATCCTAAGCTGGAGGCATCCGTGCTGTCCATCAGGTGAGTTGCAGCATTTTCATGGAGTGTTTCACATTTTGTGTGCCCTTTTCTGACGGGAAATGTCGAACCCCTTGCAGCTTAAACACAGGTTCGTTGGCATTCATGATCCCCTTCGGGCTTGGGGCAGCCATAAGGTACTACCACTGAACAACTCAGACTCATAACCTTTTGCCATGCCTGTATTACAACGTTATCGTATAGCCATTGTGGCAATGAAATCGTGTATCTTGTGATTGTAGCACCCGTGTCTCGAACGAGCTTGGTGCTGGGCGACCGGAAGCTGCATGTCTGGCTACTCGTGTGATCATGGTTCTGGGTCTCGCGACGGGTGTGTCGCTAGGACTTATTATGATTTCAGTGCGCAATCTATGGGGGTATGCatatagcaacgagaaggaagtGGTGGAGTACATTGCGAGGATGATGCCTATTCTCTCCGTGTCCATCATTTTCGACGATCTGCAATGTGTTCTTTCAGGTAAATTAAATATATACGACGCAAATCCCTAGTAGTTGCAGACTAGTTCCTGAATTTCCTTCAACTTTAGTCTATCTTTTTGTCTGGTATCATTTCGATGAACATCATTGATCATGTACTGATTGCAACGTGGTGTACTTGATATTCCAGGTGTTGTTAGGGGTTGTGGTTTGCAAAAGATCGGTGCTTGTGTCAACCTCAGTGCATACTACCTTGTCGGCATCCCGGCGGCGCTATGCTTTGCCTTTGTCTACCATCTTGGCGGAATGGTATTGATTTTACCACCCATACCATACAGAGAGTTCCAGCTTCACTTGTAGTATTTCTCGTTTGAAGAAACCTCTCTAAACCTATGGGTCTGAACTTCAGGGGCTGTGGTTCGGAATAATCTGCGGACTAGTCGTGCAGATGATGTTGCTGCTGGCCATTACCATGTGCACCAACTGGGATAAAGAGGTGGGCAAATTTCAAACCAAAACTTCTACCACGCACACACGCATTGTTTCGTCGGCTTCTCGGCATCTCGAGTTCTTAAAATGTGTGGCTCACCATATTGCATTTCTCTTGTGTAGGCTCTCAAGGCAAAGGACAGAGTCTTCAGTTCGTCCCTGCCTCTTGACATGACGACATGAGCATGGGACAAAGATGCAGAATTGCTCTTGGCCAGGACCAGTACGCTAGCTGGGCAAAGGAGATAAGAAACTCGTCAGGAATTTGGTTACCGCTTCGTCTCCATGTCACCAGCATGGCCGTGGCGCTTCCTCGAAGGAAACGTCACCCAACGACCAACGAGTGATCTGTTTTGGTGATTTTTGTAGAAGAAGTGAGATGGCGATGGGATGTTTTCACAGGCAAAAGGCATGGCACTTGATACGATGATAAGGGAATAAAGTAAAATGTGGTGTGTACTAGAAAATCCGCTGTATGGATGCAACATTGAGAATTGAGTAGATTATTTTAATTTCTTGGTTACAAATATTAGATGCAGTCACTGTTGTCATTTACAGTGATTACGTGTGTACTTCGTGCTCCGGAGCTCCTATCCTATTCACCGCCTTCAGCATACACTATACCACCATGTTTGAAGTGAAGGGTTGTGGCTAGAACCGCCGCCGCGGCCTTTTCCGTTGTCACCATCGCTCGTCGACCTATCCATCGGTACTCGCTCCAATTGCCATCTCCCGTCAACACATGGCTCCGCCCTGCTCTAGCCGTCGGCCGACCATCCCTTAAACCCAGCAGCACACCGCACCTTCTCCGGCGAGCCTCCGCACCCTGCACCCTAACCTACGCACTCCGATAGCCTCTTTCTCTGGCTCGTTGCCGCCACAGAAGCTAAATGGGCCAGAACCGTTGTCATGACAAGGTGCATGAGTAGGTTCCTTCTTGCTAGTTCACATGTTCTTTGTTTCGTCACTAAATCTAAAACTATCCCTCATGATATccctaagggcctctttgattcgcaggatttttttttaaaaaaaaaaccctatattaattaattaataatgttATTGCAATCATTCATTACAAAATTCGTCACACAGGGCGAAACACTATTAAGAAGAATCCCATCAGATTTATTTATAAAGCTAAACTTCGCAATTTCGTGCGCCACCTTATTGGCCTGCCGATTAATTTTTGCAATTTTAAAATTCTTGAGCATCGTCAATATACTCAAGGCTTCTTTCTTCAATTTTAAtttctttgattcgcaggattttaaAAATGTGGGAATAAGAAAAACATAGGATTGTAATGTCATGCTGCTCTCAATTCTATAGGATTTTGGtttgtttttacatcataggaaaaaCAAAGGATGCTTTCAAAGAGGTTAGAGTGGATGTTAGAAAttctatgaatcaaacaaccaaaatatgaaaaattcctaaggattgtaaccctccaaaattcctataaaaatcctttgaatcaaaggagccctaagtTTAGTTGAATAAAAATAATGAGTATCATCAAGTAGACGAATGCAAGACCATCACACGTAGTAGCAAAGGCATCGAACCACATATGCTCCTCTCGAAAACagtgggcgtgtttggttgcctgcgtaGTTCCAGCCTGTGCATCGTATGGAGGATCCTGGGTGAGGCTGGCTTGGTTGAACTGATGCAAAGATCAGCCGAGATGTGTGTTTGGTGAACTATATGAGATGGTGTGCCAGAGGTGTTGCATACAACATATGTTGTTTGGTAGGGCATTAGAGCTTATTTCTGCTACCTCTTCTCTTCCACTTTCAGTCATTCTTGTTGGATCTGGACCATTCCATAGACAAACAAAATAAGTAAAACAAATCTTACCTGAAACCTAAGCGCAAACTCAAGTTTCAATTTTATTTATTAGAAATTCCTCAAACCAATGACAACATTTTTCACAAGTAACAAGATCCGGGCAAAGCCTCGTTGTGCAAGGAACATCCATATCGCAGCCAATCACAaatttaagggggggggggggggggggtagaaggATGAGGGGGTGGAAGAGGATGGGGATGGGAGAGAGGAGGTGGATGGGCGGAGCTGCCTTCATACATGCAGATATGCTGATACATGAACAAATGAAGGCCCAGTTCTTTTCGCCTCATGATTCTCCAGAGTCTGATTCCAGGAAACGTCCAGTTCTTTTCTGAGATTCCAGCTTGAGGTTGTTGTGTGAGTTGATCGCTGGAATATCTGTAACACCCCTAGATTGGAACTATGTGTTGAATTGCTAATACTTGGTTAATTCGAACAGTTCACGTCTAATATAAGCACGAAAGCGATTTATGAACATTATGAAGCACTAAATATTGCACAAAAGAAAAGTGTTTGATCTAACAATCCTTAGCATACCAACTATCTCCCACACGAACACGATAGCACCATCAGCACATCTAACATTCATCAGCATAGCATTGTCCAGCACACAACAACAAACATAGAACTTTTGACAACAACAATAGCCATTAGCAATAACCCAACTACACGCTATTATCACACACACACCAGGAGCAGCCATTAGCAACAGCAGAGCAGCCATTAGCAGCACCATAGTATGTGTGGCACCCACGGCCTCGCTGCGTCCATGGTGTCCAAGGCGGCAAGAGACGTCGGCTATGCCACCGTCCCGTCGACGGCTGCATGAGATGAGTGGGTGGATGTAGAGAAGCCACAGGGAGGCATGAGCGCCGCGCACGTCCATGGCAATAAACAGTGCGATGAATCGACGCGGTGGAGGAGGTAGTGTCGACGTTGGCCTGCCGACCCAGAAGCGGGGCGGAGTGTAGCGGTGAGGCGGCGACGGGGAGATGAGAGGAACCGCTCGTGCACAGGTCCTTTGGCCCGAGTGGCATTTCTTCTGTAATTACCCCCTCAAGTAGGGCTATGCTCTTAAAACGAAATGTCTTGTTTTGATTCTGCGATGCACTGCAATTCTCAGATTTTCTACTCCCCAGACCAAAGAGTTTCAGGCCCATATATCACACTACACTGTGCTATAACAAGGTTGGTAGATAGTACATTGTTTGCAGATTAATTATACTGATAACCATGAATTTATTAACTATGGCATTTCAGAAAAGTATTCTTTAAATTGATATGGGGCCATTTCACGGTTTACAAGTATCACAGGGAGTCATTACCTAAGTtcctcccactatgactagcctaagtgtGAGCATATTCATATATCTTTACTGCCCCTTTCCCCATTTATGAGGTTTCtctaaaaaaatcataaaaagACTAAACAACCATATTTTTATCACAAGGCAATAGCTATAAGGGCTGAAGGTGAGGGGCTAACACACAGAAAACTAATTTTATCACAAGGCAAAGGGGCCAACACACAGAAAACTAATTTTATTCAAAAAAAGGGTGTATCCAGAAGATGTTATTCCACTAGTCCTTCCCTGACTAAAAGCTTAATATGGCAAGCGGATGGATCAGAGAAGGAAACGGATGCAGAACATCAAGCATCCACCACCTGGACAATCAGATGGCCTACATCCACAATCAGATGGAACTGCAAACTAACAAGGCACGATAACCATCACACTAGAACATCAACTAGCAGCCACTAGCACAATCAGATGAACTGGAAACTAACAAAGTACAATAACCATCACACTGCAGCACCAACAAGCAGCTATAGATAATAGTGTTAACAAGCAAAAGTTCGAATTTCATGCAGGATATCGAATACATTGTACTTAGATAGCAGCGGTGTCCACACAGAACATAAAATTCATGCAACTTCTGGGCAAAACTCGGCCGGCAAATCATTCACTCCTAACCTAGGCCTTGATAGCATACTTCCTGATGGGGAAGTACTTCTCACGCTTCTTCTCCCTCTCGGTCTTCAAGGAGAGCTGCATAATATCATATAAAATGACATCAGTAAACCAAAATGATCAAAAGCACTTGAACAACATAGGACACAGTACCAACACATCCCCTCAGATGGGGAACATGGACCTACAGCTATTGTTATTATACTGAGAGCACAGATTGCTATTCAGCAGTTAAAACATAACATGAATAGAAACTAGGCAGTTAAAACATAACATGACATTACCCAGACACAAGCAGAAAATACGACAGTCACTCATGATTGAGTTTGTTCAAAATGACTCAAGTGCAATACATAATACAAAGTAAACCAGCATCCCAGCTCCCACAAGCTGTCAGACTGACAAATACAAACTGTATTTCATCAAGCAAAAACAAGAACGTTGTCCAATCTAGAGATTCACAGCAACCCTTACAGTGCCAATTCAACCAGCCAGGTTAGAAGGATTTCATAAACCCAACCCCCAGCAAACGACTGGGCAAGCCATACAAAATACAGTGCAATGTCACTAATCAGTTGCACAGTTGATCTACGAATAAATTCGATACACATACGGCATCTTACACAAGATGTACTTAACATTTAACAAAAAAACAGAAATACATGGCATCAACTTTACTAATCTCAGAATCCATGGAAAACAATTTGAGTAGTATACCATGACAAACTAGAGCGCTTCCACAGTTCCACGTAAAGAAACGCAGGACAAGTATAAGGACAGGGAGGACTGAAGTATCACCTGGTGCTTTGTGAGACGCCTGCGGATGGCGCGGGTCTTCTTGGGGCGGAGGTCGAGCGGGAGCCGCTTGTTCTTGTACGCCTCCCTCAGCGCCGACTTCTGCTTCTGCGAGATCACCGTGAGCACCCTCGCAATCGAGGTGCGCACCACCTTGCTGCGGCGCAACACAAGAACCACCCGTGAGCACGACGGAAACCTAGGCACGGATTACTctatagggggaggggaggaggtCCGGGAGGCACGTACATCTTCGACAGCTTGTTGGGGGCGCCGCCGGTGACCTTGGCGACGCGGAGGAGGGAGAGCTCCGCCTTGAGGTCCTTGAGCTGGCCCTGCAGATCCGCCTTGTTCTTCCCCCTCAGCTCGTGCACCTTGATCCGGGCTGCCGCCGTTGGTCACGATAATGTCAGATCCGGAGGGTACAATAGAACCAAATCAATCAGAGACGACGGAGAGTTAGCGTCTTACCCATTGCTGCTGGCGAGCTGGTCTAgcggcgggagcggcggcggcggcgggcgggaggGTGAAAATGAGACGCTGAGGAGAGACGGGGGCGGCTGCGGCGGGTTATATATATGGCGCTGCGCAAGATGAAACCCCTGAGACAGAGGAAACCCTAGGATGTTATGGGCTTTGGGGCCTCTGGGCCTAGAGCCTGCACTCGTGGTACGTGAACTATTGGCCCACGGGCGTCTCCTcctcaaaagaaaaacaaaatcgcATTTCCACGCGAGTCACTATTTAGGTTTGAGAGCGCGTCGAGTGATTTGTCCAGCCGCCATCACGTGTGTTGGGCGCTTCTTTTGGATtttggtttattttatttttctgcatACGTTTTCAAGTTTTAGATGGGTAATTTTTTGAATTTTCAGTTTTTGCTCGTTTTAAAGGAAAACAAATTGGCAGTGATTTTTTCGCGAGAAGCGCTGTTTTTTTTTAAACATCAGTACAGACTTAAGCGCTCATACatatgcgcatacactcacccttatgaacgcacacacgcacacaccatatccctatgagcatctccgagagactgagccggcatatcatcttgaaatttacgaagtcaccgtaggcgcctcgtcatcgacgagaacgtctcctcccactgaaatcgcatcgccggaaattctgaaataaattcaggaataaatgcgagcaccagaacttgaaccctgatggactggggataccactgtccctctaaccatccaaccataggttggttcgcgAGAAGCACTGTTTTGGAAAAGGGGAAAACGTAACATGTGCTTCCATGACATGCGCAACTTTGCTTTCAAAATAAGTTGTGtttcagaaaaaaggaaaaaagcacAGCATGTGCTTTCACGAGCCCGGAAATGAAAAAGCACAGCATGTACTCCCGTGAGAA
This region of Triticum aestivum cultivar Chinese Spring chromosome 2D, IWGSC CS RefSeq v2.1, whole genome shotgun sequence genomic DNA includes:
- the LOC123053102 gene encoding 60S ribosomal protein L35-2, with protein sequence MARIKVHELRGKNKADLQGQLKDLKAELSLLRVAKVTGGAPNKLSKIKVVRTSIARVLTVISQKQKSALREAYKNKRLPLDLRPKKTRAIRRRLTKHQLSLKTEREKKREKYFPIRKYAIKA
- the LOC123049323 gene encoding protein DETOXIFICATION 16 isoform X2 — protein: MASSLDTLCGQAFGAKQYYLLGIYKQRAILVLTLVSVVVAVVWAYTGQILLLFGQDPEIAMGAGSYIRWMIPALFVYGPLQCHVRFLQTQNIVLPVMASSGVTALSHVLVCWLLVYKLGLGNKGAALANAISYLANVSILALYIRLSPSCKSTWTGVSKEAFRGIVSFMKLAVPSALMVCLEWWSFELLVLLSGLLPNPKLEASVLSISLNTGSLAFMIPFGLGAAISTRVSNELGAGRPEAACLATRVIMVLGLATGVSLGLIMISVRNLWGYAYSNEKEVVEYIARMMPILSVSIIFDDLQCVLSGVVRGCGLQKIGACVNLSAYYLVGIPAALCFAFVYHLGGMGLWFGIICGLVVQMMLLLAITMCTNWDKEALKAKDRVFSSSLPLDMTT
- the LOC123049323 gene encoding protein DETOXIFICATION 16 isoform X1, whose amino-acid sequence is MSPTMEEPLVGGNGSTDKTGGPKESLVVTEVKKQLYLAGPLIAGCLLQNVVQMISVMFVGHLGELALSSASIATSFAGVTGFSLLAGMASSLDTLCGQAFGAKQYYLLGIYKQRAILVLTLVSVVVAVVWAYTGQILLLFGQDPEIAMGAGSYIRWMIPALFVYGPLQCHVRFLQTQNIVLPVMASSGVTALSHVLVCWLLVYKLGLGNKGAALANAISYLANVSILALYIRLSPSCKSTWTGVSKEAFRGIVSFMKLAVPSALMVCLEWWSFELLVLLSGLLPNPKLEASVLSISLNTGSLAFMIPFGLGAAISTRVSNELGAGRPEAACLATRVIMVLGLATGVSLGLIMISVRNLWGYAYSNEKEVVEYIARMMPILSVSIIFDDLQCVLSGVVRGCGLQKIGACVNLSAYYLVGIPAALCFAFVYHLGGMGLWFGIICGLVVQMMLLLAITMCTNWDKEALKAKDRVFSSSLPLDMTT